CCTTTTCCATGAAGTAACATCCATATCAATCCGCTACTGATATTCTCCCTTTTGGATAAGTTTTGGCCTCAAGGAGAGGGGAACAGGGAGATTCAAACTAATGACCCCTGCTTCATGAGACATGATCTCTAACCAACTGTGCTACCCCTTGGGGTTCACTATTGACATTCATGATGCAAATTCAATTCTCTAACTATTAGCAGGTGCTCTAACTCCATAAGTACGATTGGGATCAATAACTGTGACAGGATCGTGGTGATCAGCATATTTCTCCAAAAATGTCTCACCAAGCATGGACTATGGAAGCACCTTTGCATAAAGAGCCTCATATCTGTGATTGAAGTTTAAAAATCAAGAACCCTGATTATCCCTGATCATTGGAGAACCGAAGGTGCCAATAAAAACAGGTGCAGAAAttaaaagggggggggggggggtaaaaaACAGGCCACTAAAcctcaaaaattaaagaattcaTTTAATCTCTTCACTAAGATTTGATAAAGAATTAAAGTATCAAGAAGGAAAGCTTTCTAAAGGACAATACCTGTGAGGTGAAAGGTTACATAAGTAATCTAATGAAGCTTCATCTTCCAATAGTTCAACACCAACATCCTCCAAATTGTCAAGGTTTAGCCCATCACCTTTAGGTAATGACCGAGACAAGATTGAAGAAGCAGTAGACTTTATCATCTTTCAACCCATATAAATAACAACTCTGACGGATCCGTAGTCTGCACCACCAATGCTGccaccaaaatacccttaaactTTGCAttcaaaaactttcaaaaaaaaaaaaaagagagaaacaaagagcATAAATAAATTAGGATTATACAGGATAGCAACTGCTGCACCAAGATAAGGGGATTAAGACGTTAAATTCATTTGATAATATTTACATGAAAGCACAATTAATCATCATGATAAAGAATATATGGATACAGGATGGAAGGTGAAGAAGAATGATCTTGGATAatatgaaagaaaaggaagatacAACCATAGGATTATATGTAAATCCTATAATCAAATGTTCATAATGTTCCAACACAATATGAACAACAGGAAATCTGCAATCTCAACTCAGCAAACTcatccataaaaattaaaaaaacaagcATGATAAACTTATGTCAACACAAATCAGGAGAATGgaaataaacatattaaagGACCGTTTACCTATGTCTTATTCCTGAATCAATTCCCCAAAATCGGATATGGGAGGGAATTTCTACAAGCCCAACCATCTCAGCAGGCTGCATAGATTCAATTTtagacataaattttttatctgTAAAACAACCATAGTAGAGTAGCTTTCTACAGAACTAATATGCGTACCTGGCACACCATTGCAAGAAGTTTGTTGGCTTCACCACATGCTGAAGTCATCTGGTCCATCACACCACATGGAGCTCCAACAATGTGATTCTCAAcctaataaacaaaattaaataacaaatgAAGTAGCATAACATGCTCAAggtatataaaaattaaataatatatgattaAGGGAAGAATACCAATCTGAAGGTTCTGCTAAAGAGTCAGACCTTTTGGCAGAGCAAAGCAAGATCTCGAGGACAGATGTTTAATCCTGCAAAGTGTAGAAAAagaattaaggtttttttttttgtttttggttaatagcaaagaagaagaattaagTTGATTAAGCATTTCCCTAAAATTTCTGGGTACttcaaattgaatttcaaaGACTTGAATGCTCAAGATATTAGTTGTTGTCTATTTGATGTGGGCTTTTGAGACATCTTAATTACAAATGAGTACAATTTTATTTGTCTTTATAACTAGATTTAGTCTTTGATGTTTTACTCAACTACAACTAAACCCATTCTTATTATCTAAGGCAAATGTAGGGATGTACCACATACAagatatatagaattttttttttataagtaaataaaaagatgtcaaaaaATTGAGTCCTAAAAAGACAGTTCTCAAAGTTTGgaatatttgataaaaaaaattaccacgAGCAGCAGCTATGGCAGCCATGCTAGCAAACTCCACAGAAGCAGAAGATGATACAGCTTTGCCTTCTGGGACAGCAGAATAAACCTGCATGTTCATAATATTGAGACAATAGTAATGGACTTTATAGGTACTTAACTTCAAAGCTGATGAAATACATTGAACACTAATAAATTCACAACGTCAACCTCATATAAAAGAACATATTCATAAGCATAAAAAACTAGGAAACgtttcatacaaaaaaaaaaaaaaaaaaaaaaaaaaaaaaaaaaaaaaaaaaaaaaaattggtttttggaATAACTAAGTATTAGTAGCAGCcacataataaaaatatcatgAGAAACAAAGTGATCCACAGTAGAGAGAATATTGAAGTATATATTAGAAAAGCAAGATTGTGCAGAGAGTGGCTTTATACCAAAGTAAGCATGATACAAACTCAAGTGAATCTATCAAGATAATAAAGCAAAGTAAGTGGATTGGTAGcctaaaatatataatggtCAAATTTTTGGAATGTAACATCAAAAGCCAAGTTTAAAGCCTAAGAATAAAACAATTCTACACAAAGCAAGGTACCAGAAAAGAAGGTGTATCATAATAAAAGCCGCAAGCCAGAAATGAGCTaactcaaaatttaattaaggaaAGGAAACAACTAAGAAAGGCCAACATGACaagatggaaaaaaatatatatatatatatatcaattatcCTATATCCACTCACATATTGGGCACTTTTAAGGACACAAAAAAATGAGGACATATGTTTTAGCTTGTATTAAGAATGTATGCAGTGGCTATGAATGAATCAAAATATTCCAAACAAGATAGGGAGAAACTTATACCAGCATACTGATACTATCCTCAAAGCGAACACCTAACTCTGTCATTAAAACCAGAATCAACCCCGCAACAAAAGCTGCCCACCTACAACAAGAATCATATAAGTGgtatattattttacaaaattatagATAATCAAACAAAACTGACCTGCGATTCGGATGGATCTTTAGCAAAGTATTCCTTTGCTTTTTCATATGATATTGGCTGGTCTCCGTCCATAAAATCAGATAAATTCATATCAAAGGTTGGTCCACGATTGCTCAATTCTGAACCAAACGATACCTGATTTGGCCAAAATGTGGAGATAACACAGATTTTATAAAATCAGATACATATAATAAACACACgtaaacatatttttttctgtgacaaaaaaaacactttaagtCATAAGCTCCACGCTTATTGTGACTAAATTTCAATCactcaaaagagaaaaattatatCCCTCTTCACTATCCCAAAGAAGAAGCAAAGTCAACCAACTTCTATAAATGAAAAAACTGGAAAAAAGATAATGTCTATTTAAAGACTCATACATACAATTTCCAGAACAAGTGTTGATCCTTGTCCTTTGGCTTGCTGCCGAGCCAGCGCATGCTTCCAAAGCCTATGTTTACTTGGATGATTCATTTGCACAGCAACATGGCAGGCTTCTCTTTTTGGCATCTACAAGAGagcagataaaaagaaaaagtgagaggGGCagagggagagggaaagaggaACATGTCATGAAggaacttcaaaaaaaataaaagaaaacaatagcACCAGTTCTATGACATTAGACAAACTTATTAGCGGAATTGTATttgattctataaatttttcataaataagtttttcataaaagatTCATAAATAGGTTTTGCATCCAACAAATGGATTGAATTTGATTGAAAACATCTTCAGTTTACGTAGAACAATAAATGATCCATGTCCAATATTTACATCCACTTGTAGAATTGTTTTCATTTAAATTCTATCCGACTAAAGGATTGATAAATTAAGGATTCTAAATTAATTCATATTCAGTGTTCTTTATATAATTCAAatcaataataaagaaaaagaatgacaGGATTTTCCCAAGACAAACATGAGTCACTTGGTGATGTCAGAGTCATAAACCCCAAAGGTAGGTTGATTATACAGAGCCTTCCCTGCCGAAAATAATCCACCATCCAAATTTAAGCTGAGAAGGACATATTGCTTTCTTTAGCCAGAGCACCCCAGTTCTATACTAAAAATTTCCTTGAGCATATCTGTGCTATCTTAGTGACTCATAATCAATCAATGAGTTCATGTCAACCTTCATCTTTGACGTCTGAACAGCATATTTTAGGAATTCTACCCTCTGCAATAAGATTTCTAACTCTTGAAGAAGTCCTGGCATCTTCCAACAACTTAAGTACTGCATCTCTAACAATAAGACAGTTCTTATCCAGTGGATCTGGAAAGTTTCCTTTCCCAGCCATCtcctttaaaatttcaaaagccAAGGGTAGGTTAAGATTACATAGAAAACTACTCATTAGTGCTACATAGACAAAGGTGTCAGGTTCCATTTCCTTCTCTTGCATCTGGTGAAGATATACAAGTGCCGTGTCAGGCCTACCACACTTacaaagaccattaatgagggCCATGAAAGCAATATTGTTTGGAGAACACCCTTCTCTTCCCATTTCATTCCAAAGCACCAGTGCATCATCAGGTCTTTCAGCATTGCATAACCCATTCATCAAAGTAGTGTAAGTAATTACATTAGGCTTTCTATCTTTTACAAACATCCGGGAAAGGAACAGCATGGCCTGATCAACATCACCATTTTTGCACCATCCATCTACAAGCAGATTGTAGGTAATAACTGAGGGGACAAGCCCCTTGACCTCCATCTCATGCAGAATATCTTCAGCTTCAGAAACTCTCTTTGCCTTACAGAGCCCACTTATCAATATGTTGTATGCAACCACATCAGGACAATAGCCACGAGAACAAATGTCCCGGAATAACTCCAAAGCTCGATCCACTTCTTGAGTT
The sequence above is drawn from the Quercus lobata isolate SW786 chromosome 12, ValleyOak3.0 Primary Assembly, whole genome shotgun sequence genome and encodes:
- the LOC115971431 gene encoding L-arabinokinase-like isoform X2, which gives rise to MKKQRNTLLKIHPNRRWAAFVAGLILVLMTELGVRFEDSISMLVYSAVPEGKAVSSSASVEFASMAAIAAARGLNICPRDLALLCQKVENHIVGAPCGVMDQMTSACGEANKLLAMVCQPAEMVGLVEIPSHIRFWGIDSGIRHSIGGADYGSVRVVIYMG